TGATGGGAATTCCTCATTTCCCACTTAATTAATGGATTAAATCACCTCTAATTAATTAGAGATCGTTAATTAGAATGGGAATTCAATGGGACCAAACCCAACCTTGGCTCTCGCATTGGCCAAGCCCAgttgggcactgggagcactgggaatgatgggaacCCACCAGAACCATGGAATGATGGGAATTCCTCATTTCCCACTTAATTAATGGATTAAATCACCTGTAATTAATTAGAAGGGGAATTCAATGGGACCAAGCCAAGGTTGGTTCTCATTGGCCAAGCCCAgttgggcactgggagcactgggaatgatgggaacCATGGAATGATGGGAATTTCCCATTCCCCACCTAATTAATGATTGAAATCACCTCTAATTAATTAGAGATGGTTAATTAGAATGGGAATTAATTGGGACCAAGCCATGGTTGGGTGTTGGGTTGGCCAAGCCCAgttgggcactgggagcactgggaccCCACCACCCCCCATCcatctcccccctccccacttTTAATTAACCACCTCCCtttaattaactaattaattcattaattccCCACCGGGAACCCCGGGAACGCCCGGCCCGGCAACGCCAAcgcccagggcagctccaacGGCGCCGAGGAGCCCGGGAACGCCGGGAACGCCGAGGAAGATGAAGACGACGCCGACAACGAAGGCGAGAAAGACGAGAAGGACGAGGATGACGATGACGATGACGATGAAgaggcggcggccgcgccggcCTTGCCGTGGGTGCGGCGGTGCCGGTTGAGGTGCGAGCTGCGGCTGAAGCGCTTCCCGCACTCGCCGCACCCGTAGGGTTTCTCGCCGGTGTGGACGCGCCGGTGGATGGTGAGCTCGGAGCGCTGGATGAAGCTCTTGCCGCACTCGGGGCACTGGAAGGGTTTTTCGCCAAGATGGGTCCTCTGGTGCGTCAGGAGGTTGGAGGAGACGCTGAAGCATTTCCCGCATTCCCGGCACTCGTACGGTTTCTCGCCGGTGTGCATGCGCCGGTGGATGGTGAGGTCGGATTTTTGGATGAAGCCCTTGGCGCAATCCTGGCACTTGTAGGGTTTCTCGccggtgtggatgcgccggtgctTCACCAAGGCCGAGCGCTGCCCGAAGCCTTTCCCGCATTCCTGGCATTTGTACGGCTTCTCCGGCACCACCGCCGATGATGGTTCTTCCGGTTGGCGCCCGCAATCCTGGCACAACCCCCGGCTTTTCCCGCAATCCAAACATTTCGGCGACGTCGATTCGCCAACACCACCAGTGCCGCCACCGTGAGAGCGCTGATGCTTCAACAACGCCGCGCCTTGACCGAAACACCGCCCGCACTGCCCGCACTGGAACAACCTCCCGTGCCGGTGCTGCGCCAAAAACCCGGCCAGGTGCTCGGGGCACCGGTAGGAGGCGCGTTCGGCCGCGTGGATTTTCCGGTGCCGATCCAAATGGGAGCTGACGCTAAAACTCTTACCGCACTCGCCGCAGGAATACGGCCGCTCGCCGGTGTGCACGCGCTGGTGCCGCTCCAGGTCGGAGCGCTGGATGAAGCCTTTGCCGCAGTGGCCGCAGGCGAAGGGGCGCTCGccggtgtggatgcgccggtgctGCGTCAGGTTGGAGCCGCGGCTGAAGCTCTTGCCGCAGTCGCCGCAGCGGTGCGGCCGCTCGCCCCCGTGCGTCTTGCGGTGCTTGGCCAGCGCCGAGCGCTGGGCGAAGGTTTTGCCGCAATCCTGGCAGCGGAACGGCGCCGATTCCGTCGTCGTTGTCGCCGTCGTCGTTGTCTCGGTTTTGGTTTTGCCGCTTGGTTCtggcgggcccggcccgccggCGTGAACGCGGCGGTGCCGATCCAAATGGGAACTCACACTAAAACTCTTACCGCACTCGCCGCAGGAATACGGCCGCTCGCCGGTGTGGACGCGCCGGTGCCGCTCCAGGTCGGAGCGCTGGATGAAGCCTTTGCCGCAGTCGCCGCAGCGGTGCGGCCGCTCGccggtgtggatgcgccggtgctGCGCCAGGTTGGAGCCGCGGCTGAAGCCTTTGCCGCAGTCGGAGCAGCGGTGCCGTTTCTGCGCCTCGGCGTGCAGCCGGCAGCGCCCGGAGCAGCGCCGGGGTTCCGTGGGGTCGGGGCCGCATTCCGAGCAGATTCCGgaggggtttgaggggtttgggggttttggggagggggcagggtCGGGTTGGTCGGGGGGGAGGTTGGGGAGGGGCTTGGGTGGTTGGAGGGGTTGGGGTCTCGTCGGGGATGATGGCGGTGACGGCGCCTGGAAAGGAATGGGAGAACGTGAATTACAACCAAAACTCGtccatgggttgggttggtgttGACCGTTGgccatgggttgggttggtgttgatgttggccatggatccatgggttggTGTTGACCGttggccatggatccatgggttgggttgggtttggccatggatccatgggttgggttgggttggtgttggccatgggttgggttggtgttggccatggatccatgggttggTGTTGACCGttggccatggatccatgggttggTGTTGACCGTTGACCATGGGTTGGTGTTGACCGTTGgccatgggttgggttggtgttgaccgttggccatggatccatgggttggTGTTGACCGttggccatggatccatgggttgggttggtgttggccatggatccatgggttgggttggtgttggccatggatccatgggttgggttggggttggccatggatccatgggttgggttggtgttgaccgttggccatggatccatgggttgggttgggttgggtttggccatggatccatgggttgggttggtgttggccatggatccatgggttgggttgggttgggtttggccatggatccatgggttgggttggtgttgaccgttggccatggatccatgggttgggttgggttggccatggatccatgggttggGTCAGTGttggccatggatccatgggttgggttgggttgggtttggccATGGTtccatgggttgggttggtgttggccgttggccatggatccatgggttggGTCAGTGTTGATCGTTGGCCATGGATCCTTGGGTTGGTGTTGACCGttggccatggatccatgggttggGTCGGTGTTGGCCATGAATCCTTGGGTTGGTGTTGACCGttggccatggatccatgggttggGTCGGTGTTGGCCAT
This window of the Zonotrichia leucophrys gambelii isolate GWCS_2022_RI unplaced genomic scaffold, RI_Zleu_2.0 Scaffold_867_20579, whole genome shotgun sequence genome carries:
- the LOC135442021 gene encoding zinc finger protein 497-like, whose product is PRRSPSVGRGSPPSPNRTGDAASAPFLLPQPPTPRPSSPAPPPLRPRPLLLREGRGRKGRGRKGRGRKGRGCGGPARIQAPSPPSSPTRPQPLQPPKPLPNLPPDQPDPAPSPKPPNPSNPSGICSECGPDPTEPRRCSGRCRLHAEAQKRHRCSDCGKGFSRGSNLAQHRRIHTGERPHRCGDCGKGFIQRSDLERHRRVHTGERPYSCGECGKSFSVSSHLDRHRRVHAGGPGPPEPSGKTKTETTTTATTTTESAPFRCQDCGKTFAQRSALAKHRKTHGGERPHRCGDCGKSFSRGSNLTQHRRIHTGERPFACGHCGKGFIQRSDLERHQRVHTGERPYSCGECGKSFSVSSHLDRHRKIHAAERASYRCPEHLAGFLAQHRHGRLFQCGQCGRCFGQGAALLKHQRSHGGGTGGVGESTSPKCLDCGKSRGLCQDCGRQPEEPSSAVVPEKPYKCQECGKGFGQRSALVKHRRIHTGEKPYKCQDCAKGFIQKSDLTIHRRMHTGEKPYECRECGKCFSVSSNLLTHQRTHLGEKPFQCPECGKSFIQRSELTIHRRVHTGEKPYGCGECGKRFSRSSHLNRHRRTHGKAGAAAASSSSSSSSSSSFSSFSPSLSASSSSSSAFPAFPGSSAPLELPWALALPGRAFPGFPVGN